ttgagtaccgtatatactcgcgtataagccgagtttttcagcacccaaaataagctgaaaaatgctgcctcggcttatacgcgggtcagtaaAAAAATTACCTATTTGGCTGATGCGGTTGATGCGGGTTCTGATGGCTGCGCTTCCGATGGCTGTCCTGGATGGCTGTCCTGGATTGCATGACACAGTCCCGGCTCGTCTCTGCAGGCAGGGGCGCTTCTACGTCCTGCTGCAGTACGCTAAGGTAAATTTACCGTAAATATGCGCAGCTGCGCGCAATGCGCCTGCGCCTCTCGCTTCTACGTCCAGTACGTCCAGTACGCTAAGGAAATTTAAATATGCGCAGCTGCGCGCAATGCGCATGCGCCtcttgctgactgctgcctgtgaTGTGCGGAGTGCGTATAACGCGCTGTGATTCGCTGCTCCCTGCTGTGGTCAAAATTGGTACGGTAATGTGAGAAATGTTGGgttgtcttttttttcagttgtcacTTGAATTGAGCCCTGATAAAAACTGTAAATGATCTTGAGATGATATAAGGTTCTGTCTCATTTAAGCACCTATTTGGAAATTCGACACATGCCAAAATTTAACAAACTTTATGCAGTTGGCTTCAAAAAGTAACAGAAGCAATTGATtcacagaaaatgtatttcatgaCACTGTATGATGGCTCTCTCTCAATACAGGAATTCGTTATTTTCCTGAAGcaaactttcctttttctctataataatatgtTGTCATAATATATCATACTTCTATTCTTCCTTGAGGCCATGATCTGAGTGGGTGGGGGAGAGAGTCTGGGTCTGCAGAGCCCACTACCGTAGGtattttccctgtgtcccaccagcccagtcccaCACTGAATACTTGTATTATTAaatgctgctgcatttctcaccctcggcttatacgcgagtcaataagttttcccagtttttgtaggtaaaattaggtacctcggcttatacacgggtcggcttatacacgagtatatacggtatatccaTTGTCATTTGGTCAGGACAAGAACACTGCCTCTTCACAAGCACAAATAAcctttgagggggttatttatgaaaggttgatttttgaatttatgtgaattttttttactcaaactaatacatttgaataatacattgaatgggaggttatttatgaaaaaaaaactctcttaTATTCGATGGAAGAGTcctgacccaaaaatttgaatcaaattagaatagagttttcctccgaaaaaaaactgtCGGGAAGGCTATtttattcaaatggttcaactgacttctgccattgactgactcggcaggttttaggtggcgaatattcgatttagaacagtttccatggttgagatttgataaatctcacattgtaATTTACATTTGAGTCGGTGCTTTTAAATCagattttgtgagttttgacaccaaaaaaatttgaaaatgttaattacaCATTCGAACCTTACTAATTCTGACCCTAATTGTGGGGAAAACACTGCTAATTGTGGGGAATAAACATGCAAATTAAGCTCTTAAATTAggttttgcacactgcacttgtactCTTAATTGAGCCCACAGTCACTAACATTCAGACCAAACAGGTGCACACAGATTTATGTTTTACGGTCCAAAAAATCTAGTAAACGCTAAATCATCATTAAAATGATATTGAAATTATGGGTATTCTGTAACATTTTATGGCCACCCAATGTCTATAAATAACGCAAATCTGCACCTTTGTTTTGTGAGGCTTTATAGAAGGCAATTCCTGTTTGAAAGCTTAGTAAATAGGGCCCTGTGTGAAAACAGCATATTTATGGATATATTTTTCCCTCTCTGACTGATGAAGGTCTTACTTTGTGGTAATTTTTTGCTTTAGGTTATTGTCGATGATACAGAGGATGTGTCCCTGGATGTTGGCAATGAGGAGGAACTGGCACTGCAGAAAGCAAAGATCAGGTGCattgatttattaaagaattttctaaatgtaattttcttcttACAGACTTTATGGTGGCTTACAGGGATACTGATAATTGATAGATCTTAATACCATTGTCTTAATATCATCAGGAAATAATCAGTTTGCTGTCTCCCCTGGGCTGCCGCCAAGTCTAACTTATTTACAATGAAGAATTAATAAATTGGATACCCATGGGTCTTAACGGTTTGATCAGTAACCTAATTAATAAAATGCCAAAGGAAGCATTAATTACACCTATGTACCTTAAGCCAAAACACTCTAATTTTGTAAACATCCTTTATTTAGTATTTAGCCTTCATAGTTTGAAAATACAACATATTTTGTCTTGTACAGGTATGATATATTGACCAAAAGATCTACAAATATCTATAAACGATATGCTTAAATTCATAATGTTCTTACAGAATAATAATCCAAATGTTGCTTATACCTTACTAATAAAACACACTTGATGAATAGaaatggcagtacaggtatgggacctgttatccagaatgctcaggacctggggttttgtggataagggatctttccataatttggatcttcacacattaaatctattagaaaaccaTCTCACTCtatgtcaggggtgtccaaactgcggcccgagggccacatgcggcccaggaaggatatgaatgcggcccagcatGAAAGTCTCAGTTCCCGaaaaaatgtcataataataatacaatgataAGTTTATTTAATATCCAGATGCCcattattccagtgtatagctccatcttgttatccaactggtattgcagttcttttctgtgtattttctttacttttacaaatcaaaagtgtttgtgtatttcatgcgTGGCCCccggacaatttttctttttccactgtggcccagggaagccaaaagattGAACACCCCTGCTCTATGTAGATGACTGCACAAACTGATAATTCAGGCTCTCAATCCCAGTGTTACACCCCCACCTCAGGTGTAGTGTATGAAGTCATCAAACGTTGGGTTTACAGAGATATAGCCACAGAGCTGCAATAGTGTTTATTAGCACGACATGTTTCAGAGTCttgaccctttatcaagtgtaataaCAAAACCAGTGTAGAATACATTTAAAGGCTCTAACAGGAAGTTCTGTGAGAGGGACGTCCCCCTCCTGGGAGTGTTAAATGTCCCCAGGTGCATAAATAGTTACTTGTAGTGTCCATATTCAGTCCTGTTGTCCATTCACAAGTACAAACAATATGTGTAATCAACTAGAAATAAATTGAAAAGTCCATTTAAAACCAAAGGTACTGCCAGGAATGGCCTACCTTAGAACACCTGAGTAGGAAGGAAAATCTTTTGTATAGAACGTACATTAGGTCATATTTATAGCCCGTAAGTAGAATCTTACTAtctatttttctctgtattcaAAACAGGGCAACATAATTATCTGTAAAGGAAGCAGTCACATTAATTGCTATGCTGCATAATTAATGGTGAATAAAGATACATTTAGAGAAAGCATTTCACGTTCCAGCGGTCATTCATTCCTACTGGATATAATGGGGCAAaattacttaccttcgaagttgcccCAGCGTtgccttcgctgcacttcgccaggcgtagattcgccagggctgcgcaaattctcGAAGATatgaagttgcgcacaagttaccgattgtTTGCTAATTTGCGCTagtgatgttacgatcagcggttcgaagttacaatatcgatcggaaatttgcatatggcgtgcagttaaagtacaatggccgtatatgcagcagcaactacattacactacacaaggccagggaaccttaataaaattatatagagttgttatattgccctacacatgtgcccacagtatagtttaggtgccacatgttatcaaatgtagggggaaagaggataccccaaaaaaaattatgatctttttcagtctatcacccttaaaataggaaaaaaacgccATCGttttgtatgtatgcatgtatttttgtatgtatgttttgCATGTAttctaatgtcctacacatgtgcccacagtatagtttaggtgccatatattatcaaatgtaggggggaaggagggtacgataaaaaaaaatttgctctttttcagcctatcaacctataaaaagtaaaagacgccagcgttttttgggacttagaaaaaatgtcaactttttttgaaccatccctatctactctattgcacttagcctggtctgaggtggcgaagtaaagccTGGCGCAAGAGTTCacaaaatccgcaagttagtgaattcgcGAAGTTATGTCCCTTCgtaagtagcgctagagtaggtccacttcgctagcgaattacgccagcacccgttagtaaataggcaaagtggcaaaattacaccatgctggtgaattttcgctagcgttagccacttcgccctttactaaatatgccccaatgtttCTAGTCTCTTAATCCACCAGGATTCTTTTTGTGATAGATACTGTTTAATGTTCCCTCCCTTAGTGAAGGGTGAAGTACCTTTGATTTTAAATGGACCTTTCAATTTATTTCTAGGTGATTACGCATATTGTTTGTACTTGTGAATGGACAATGGGACTGCATATGAACACTACAAGTAACTAACTATTTATGCACCTggggacatttaaaggagaaggaaagctacagaggcattttattgccaataggatagcatctgccatattagcttggtgtgaaatcacttcctgcctgagtctctccctgctcactcatagctctgggctcagataacagaAGAGAAGGTAGggagaggaagaggagcaaactgagcatgctcaagccctagccctgtacgtttaagctgaaaacaggaagtatgatgcagaagcccatgagtacacaatagaaggagagaaatgctgtgtttattttgacagaggactccgagcagcattactttgagggtttactagtatatttaggtggacctttttgataaggcctacttagttttaaccttttcttttccttttaacaCTTCCAGGAAGGGCATGATCCACTCACAGAACTTCCTGTTACAGcctttaaatgtattattcaCTGGTTTTGTTattatacttgataaagggcccagagcctgaaacatgtcgtgcTAACAAATACTATTGCAGCAGCTGGTACTGCCTCTGTGGCTTTCTCTCAGTAAACCCCAAAGTTTGATTACTattagataatcatgtaaacattaaataaactcaataggctggttttgcatccaattaggattaatcacattttagtttgaatcaagtacaaggtactgttttattcttgtAGCTTCACTTCCCCGCAAGAGGGATGAGTGATGGACACGGCAATTTAGGTTTATTATTAAGTTTATGCACTGAATGATCAGACTGCTGCCCGGTGTCATGgcttaattttttattcacacttgtatatatatgtaaattcgTGATTTTACACATAACAGGCTACGATGGATCCCGAATTACTTCATCATGTGTGTCACTAAATTCACACCCCCCTATCACATGTCACTGATCTTTTGGCGGTCTTTTTGGGTATTTAAATGTTGTAAGTTTGTATGCACAGTTTTTCTGAAGACGGCTTAAGGactagagccgaaacgttgataataatttttatatatatatatatatatatatatatatatatatatatatatatatatatatatatatatatatatatatatatatatatatatatatatatatatatatatatattcacagtggTGTGTTGGGTTATAAATTTGTTTACTGTCATTTTCACAGTTCATTTTGTCACTGCTAAGTCATTTGAATTGTTTTCCCAGGCATCCTCTGGCCAccttttttcacttattttttcgAGTTGGGGCTATTGTTGCCTATTTGTTCTGTGACTGGTTCAGCAAAAGCTTTGTCACCTGTTTTGTCATCATCCTGCTTCTTCTGGCATTTGACTTTTGGTCGGTCAAGGTAAGGATCTACCTTCACTAAACAATTCTTCCCATGAAACCTCCCCACAGACTTGTGTAACATTTGCCAAAACTTTGTCCAAGTTACAGTTTAAGTTTACGGTAACTAAAATGACTGCTTAGTAGTTTACACCCGCTCAGTTTTGTAGATGTCAATAGTAATCAGCTGTACGTGTCTGATTAATCTTTACAAAGCATACTCCCTTGCACATTTTATGTATGTTTAGTGTTGGCAAAGGATTTAATTGACTTCCTCTAATTTGTTTTAAATGTCCTGTGTTTGAGTTAAGATGCTTGATGGTCAGAGAGCATTCAAGATTATATTACCGCTCGTGTGGAGGAAGCAAGATAATTTAAACCCTTCCTTTCTCTTCCTTAAGTCTAATCATAAAACTGCTGCTGGTCAGGTTTTTCTACCTTTGTGTACCAGATGAAGGGCCAAGGACAAGTTCCTGGCacataatataatttatagaGATGTCCTTGCAGCTGTttcttatggaaaaaaaacatctgcatCACAAATTGAGGAAACCATTTGCCAGCCCTACAATAGGAATATTTTCTAAGAACATGTGACTTATTTGTTCCATAATTCAGAAGTATCCATTTATAATCACACAGTGTTCTTATCACACCTGCATTTTTGCAGATTCTTGAGTTGAATTATAATGACTGGAAAGTGGGAGCTGTATGACAGTTTAAGGTTTCTGCTACTAATATTAGCCTGCATAAATAATTATGTTCCACCAAAGAATATTCACATGCATTAAACTAGGAAAACATCTGAAATAAACATGAACTAGACTAAAACACAGTTTGAAAACAAAGCGATATTATGCCTGTTGTCCCTAAAATGAAGCAAGTTGTATAAAAACTGGTCATTGACAGAGACATTGTCTTTCACAAGTACTGTCTTTAGTAATCAATTTGAATCTTTTGCGCCCTATGCCGTCCTGTGGTTGCATCCTAACCCTCCCTGTGCATTTGCAAGTGTTGAATTAttcagactaaggggcaaatttacttaccaccgaaaatccgccagcgttggcttcacgcacatcgctTCACCAGTCATAAATTTGCatggacatcgctaattcacgaagatccgaagttgcgcacaggtcaccgaacgcttgcaaagttgcgctagtgaaaatacgtccagcagttcgaagttatgctagcgttcgataatttgcatacggcgtgcagttaaagtacaatggctgtatatgctgaagcaaatacattacactagacaaggccagggaaccttaataaaattatatagagttgttctattgccctacacactgtatagtttaggttccataggttatcaaatgtagggggaaaggagggtaccccaaaaaaaatttcactctttttcaccctgtaaaaaggaaaagacagcaGCATTTtttcctatctactccattgcacttcgccaggtctgaggtggcgaaggcaagtgtgGCGacagaggtaacggtcagtaaaataaaaaaagagtgaatttgcgtagtaacgattCTCGTGGTTTTAGAGTATGAAGTTGCGccaaagtctatctccttcactagcgtaatTATGTCAGCTCCCGGTAGTAAACTGGCGACGTGCCAAAATGAAGTcacgccagcgttagccacttcgcccctaGTCTATTTCCCCCCCAAGAAATAATGCATCATCTCAGTTGCGTGTCTACACCCAGAGCCACTGTATTGGTCCAGGTACAGACACAGAGCATATTTTGCTGCCAAAGGCATATTTACATGTTTTGGCCACAGGGGTTCCAGGTGCAGAAAGAGAGAGGACTTTGACTGGGCCCAGGGCATAGTAAAGTTTTTGTATTGGAAATGCTCCAATATCATTGTGGTTTTTGCTTGGGGTCATTGTTCTGTTAAAAAATAAGTTTTGCCAAAGCAGTAATTTCCTGTATTTTATACCAGTCATGCATGGAGTCTGGTACCTGCGGAATATCCACAAAGCAAGAGCCCTGGTCTCCTTGGGGTGAATGGGCTACAGGAGGggtaaaaatgtgttaaaaataaaaaaatgttctctcATTGTTATCCTCCTtaccagtgacatcacttctggtgcCTCCAGGTTGATCTGCCTctgcagtgacatcacttctggggATGGTCAGTGGCCCTAGTTCAGACACAGTTCTACCCAGTTAGACCTGTACAGGGCTCTACCAAAAATGAATGTGTTCGACTGCTCAAAGTGGAAAACATTTGGACGAATTACCACCTATATCAGCTCAGATTTAAGTGCAGTTTGTTAGCACTTTCTGCACACACTCAAAATGGTTATTGTGTACATAGTAGCCCTGGATACCAGTACTTTGCAAAACAGAGAACATTAGAATAGATTGCATAAGGCAATGGATGACACAGGGATCTTGCATCTCCATAAACCATTGAAAGAACATACAGTAGGTATGGAATCTATGATCTGGAATGTCAGCgacctgttttccagataatgggtctaaAATAACACCAACATGGATTTTTGCAGCTTACTAATCAGTATATTAGGCACTGccttattactacagagaaaaaggaaatcactaaaAGTTTTGTGCTCAAATGGAAAGAGAACATGTCCTTTCCGTATTTTGGAACTTTTcaagataactgattccatactgTAGCCCTTTTCTGTATCTTTCAAATCTGGTTACAGTCTGTCAAAAGTACAAACCTCTGTAGTGTTCATGGAATACTAGTTAGGAATCAGTATATAATGTaagcaaaaaaatgtaacaatccctttaagttgttAATACACATAATATGCAGCTACTAGCATATAATATATGGGCctactgaaaaatcttttttacacTGATGTAATAGAATAGGTGTGTCAAATGTTTACTGGGAGTTTTTCTATGCCAGTGTCCATCTGAATCTTTCAGTGCAGTGTTAATGTAAAGAACAATTGCAACAAGTTTTACCTCTTGCTACAAATTATTGCATATGCTATATAATGTTTGTCATACTGAAAGCCTGATTTGTCTAAGTCACAAGGATTTCACACTAGGGGGCTGGGGATGTACAGTACTTTAAAGGTGCAGAAGTGGTCTCTATTCTATTTCCAGCTGTATCTGGAAATGTAAAGTTATATGCAGATAGCTAGATGTGTATTGATCCTATCAACATTTTGTGTTATCAGAATGTAACTGGAAGACTACTGGTTGGATTACGTTGGTGGAACCAGATCgacgaggatgggaaaagtcactGGATCTTTGAGGCTAAAAAGGTAAAGTATTTAAAGTCATGAACTTGCAGGCACAGTCCTTCTTctgataaaaaactaaaaattcattaaaggagaactaaagcttaactgaagaagtaggctagaaattgttgttgttcattatgttttaggcttctgtaccagcccaaggcaaccgcagccctttagcagtaaagatctgtgtctccaaagatgacccagtagctccccatctacttttctgctgtTTTACTGCACATAATAGGCTGTTTCAgtttaaacataatgtaaaacaaaaacttt
The Xenopus laevis strain J_2021 chromosome 9_10S, Xenopus_laevis_v10.1, whole genome shotgun sequence DNA segment above includes these coding regions:
- the tvp23a.S gene encoding Golgi apparatus membrane protein TVP23 homolog A; translated protein: MKQVIVDDTEDVSLDVGNEEELALQKAKIRHPLATFFHLFFRVGAIVAYLFCDWFSKSFVTCFVIILLLLAFDFWSVKNVTGRLLVGLRWWNQIDEDGKSHWIFEAKKASPNITTSTEVEARIFWLGLIICPMIWTIFFFSTLFSLKLKWLALVIAGMSLQSANLYGYVHCKTGGQQNVSKSASRFLSQQLFQRTL